The region GCGCGTAGGGGTTGATCGCCGCGCCGACGATGTCCTGGCGCTCATCGGGGACGATCTCGGGACCGCCGTCGATCGGGTTGCCCGAGCCGTCGAGAACTCTCCCCAGCAGGTCCTCGGTGACGGGCATCTTCATCGTCTCGCCGAGGAATCTGACCGAAGCTTTGCGGTCGATTCCGGTCGTGCCCTCGAAGACTTGAATCGCGACGATGCCGCTTTCGGATTCGAGTACCTGACCGCGCTTTACCTCGCCGTCGGGCGTCTCGATCTCGACGATCTCGTCGTAGCCGACGGGCTCGTCGACCTCGGCGAACACGAGCGGGCCGCTGATCTCGGTGATGGTTTGGTATTCTTTCATCAGTATTTCTCCCTGAGTTCGTCCTCGATGTCTCCCTGTAGCTCCTCGACGTACGCCTCGTAGTCCTCTTGCGTGCCGATCCGGTTGAGTCGCGGCGCGGCGTCGATGGCGGTTATCTCCTCGACGGGCACGCCGGCTTCGAGCGCCGAGAACGCCTCGTCGTTGAAGGTCTTGATCGCCTTCCAGATCAGATACGACTTCTCCGGCGGCGAGAACTGGTCGACGTCGTGGAAGGCGTTCTGCTGGAGGAACCCTTCCCGGAGGTAGCGCGCCACCTCGAGGGTGAGCTGCTGGTCCTCGGGCAGGGCGTCCTTGCCGACGAGCTGGACGATCTCCTGGAGCTCCGCCTCCTCGTCGAGGACGTCGACCGCCCACTGGCGAGTCTCGGGCCAGTCGTCCGCGACGTTCTCGACGAACCAGCTGTCGAGCTGGTCCTTATACAGCGAATAGGACTCGTTCCAATCGATCGACGGGAAGTGCCGTCGTTCGGCCAGGTCCGCGTCGAGCGCCCAGAACGTCTTGACGATCCGCAGCGTGTTCTGGGTGACCGGCTCGGAGAAGTCCCCACCGGGCGGCGAAACGGCGCCGACCGCCGAGATCGAGCCCTGCGTGCCGTTGAGGTTGTCGAACAGCCCCGCGCGCTCGTAGAACTGGCTGAGCCGGGCAGCGAGATAGGCGGGATAGCCCTCCTCACCGGGCATCTCCTCGAGTCGCGAGGAGATCTCGCGCATTGCTTCTGCCCACCGCGAGGTGGAATCGGCCATCAGCGCGACGTCGTAGCCCATGTCGCGGTAGAACTCCGCGATCGTAATTCCCGTATAGACACAGGACTCACGCGCAGCGACGGGCATGTTCGAGGTGTTCGCGATGAGGCAAGTTCGGGCCATCAGTGCGTTTCCGGTCTGTGGGTCCGGCAGGTCCGGGAAGTCGTCGATGACCTCCGTCATCTCGT is a window of Halalkalicoccus subterraneus DNA encoding:
- a CDS encoding V-type ATP synthase subunit A; this translates as MSQATQTDIDVVSEGRIESVSGPVVSAIDLDARMNDVVYVGQEGLMGEVIEIEGNITTIQVYEETSGISPGGPVKNTGEPLSVDLGPGMLDTIYDGVQRPLDVLESRMGAFLDRGVDAPGIDLEETWEFTPEVSEGDTVEAGDIIATVPETPSVDHKVMVPPDSEGGEITAIEAGEFDVTETVAELDTGEEIAMRQEWPVRKARPSANKRSPDRPLVTGQRVQDGLFPLAKGGTAAIPGPFGSGKTVTQQSLAKFSDADIVVYIGCGERGNEMTEVIDDFPDLPDPQTGNALMARTCLIANTSNMPVAARESCVYTGITIAEFYRDMGYDVALMADSTSRWAEAMREISSRLEEMPGEEGYPAYLAARLSQFYERAGLFDNLNGTQGSISAVGAVSPPGGDFSEPVTQNTLRIVKTFWALDADLAERRHFPSIDWNESYSLYKDQLDSWFVENVADDWPETRQWAVDVLDEEAELQEIVQLVGKDALPEDQQLTLEVARYLREGFLQQNAFHDVDQFSPPEKSYLIWKAIKTFNDEAFSALEAGVPVEEITAIDAAPRLNRIGTQEDYEAYVEELQGDIEDELREKY